Within the Agromyces atrinae genome, the region GTTCGCCTGCAGTTCGCCGCGCATGCCGTCGATGACGGCGGCTGAGATGCGCACGGCCTCGACGGGTGTCGGCGGGGCATCGGTCGGGTAGCGCACGCGCGTGACGAGTTCGCCGCCGAGCCGCACGATGCCGATCGTGACGGCGTCGATCTCGGGGTTGACGGCGAGGGCGACGACGCCGGGCGCGGGCGACACGATCGGCGACGGGCGCCCGACGGTGCCCGCGGAGTCGGGGGTGAGCACCTCGACGAGTCCGTGTTCGGCGAGGTCGCCGACGAGCGCGCCGATCGTCGAGCGGTTGAGGCCGGTCTCGCGCGTGAGGGTCGAGCGCGACAGTCCGCCGCTCGCGTGCACGAGGCTCAGGATGACGCCGAGATTGCGACGCCGCACGAGTTCGTTGTTGTTGCCGAGCGCGCTCTCGGTGATCGTCGTCATTCCGCACCCCCACCCTTTTTGTTGGTCTGACGCACAATTATGCGGCATCCGCTCCCTCGCCCCGCTCCTGCACACTCTCCCCCACCCGTCTCGGCGTCACGAATGTGCTGCTCGCGCCCCGCGAAGAGCACATTCGTGACGCCGAGACGACAGGGACCGACCCGGTTTCGGCGTCACGACACGCTGGCCACACGCGAGATGACCGGCGTGTCGTGACGCCGAGACGGGGGTGGAGAGGACGGGGCGGCTAGGCGAGGGGGAGGGTGACGGAGCCGGAGGCGGCGTGGGTCGTGCCGCCGGTGACGCGCGCGCGGAAGACGCGACCGTCGGAGGACGTGACCTCGAGGCCGGCATCCGTTCGGCGCACCGTGAACTCGACCGCACCCGTCTCGGGGTCGGCCGGGTCGACGACGGTGACGCGGCGCTCGTCGGCTCCGCCCGGATACACGGTGACGAGCGCGTCGTCGCGGTAGTCGTAGTCGGGGCGATCGTCACGGGAGCCCGTGACGAGCACGGCGCCCTCCCGCACCCACAGCGGCATGCTGTCGAAGCCGTGCGTCTCGCGACGCCACGATCCGCCCGTGGCGCGCTCGCCCGTGAGGTAGTTCGTCCACTCCCCCGCCGGCAGGTAGTACTGCACGTCGCCGTCGGCCGAGAAGACCGGGGCGACGAGAAGGTCGCCGCCGAGCATGTACTGGCGTTCGAGGTGCGTCACCGCGGGGTCGCCGGGGAACGCGAGCTGCATAGCGCGCATGACGGGCAGGCCCACGCGGTTCGCCTCGAGCCCGGCGTTGAACAGGTACGGCATGAGTCCGAGCTTGAGCTTCGTGAAGAAGCGCGTGACCTCGACGGCGCTCTGCCCGGGCGCCTCTCCGCCCTCGTCGAAGGCCCACGGCACCCGGTAGCTCGTCGACCCGTGCAGGCGCGAGTGGCTCGAGAGCATGCCGAACGCGACCCAGCGCTTGAACACGGCGGGGTCGGGCAGTCCCTCGAAGCCGCCGATGTCGTGCGACCAGTAGCCGAAGCCGCTGAGCGCGAGCGAGAGCCCTCCGCGCAGCGTCTCGGCCATCGACTCGAACGACGACGAGTTGTCGCCGCCCCAGTGCACGGGCATCTGCTGCCCGCCGGCCGTCGCCGAGCGGGCGAAGAGCACGGCCTCGCGCTCGCCGCGCTCCTCGACGAGCACGTCGAAGACGGCCTGGTTGTAGAGCTGCGTGTACCAGTTGTGCATGTCGGGGCCGCGCGAGCCGTCGTGCCAGACGACGTCGGTGGGGATCCGCTCGCCGAAGTCGGTCTTGATCGCGTCGACGCCCTGGCGCAGCAGCGCGCGGATCTTCTCCTGGAACCACGACACGGCCGCGGGGTTCGTGAAGTCGACGAGCGCCATGCCCGACTGCCACATGTCCCACTGCCAGATCGAGCCGTCGGCGCGGCGCACGAAGAACTCGGCGGCCTCGTCGAAGAGCTTCGAGCGCCCTGCGATGTACGGGTTGATCCACGCGCTCACGCGGAGGCCGCGCTCGTGCAGGCGCTCGAGCATGCCCTCGGGGTCGGGGAACACGCGCGGGTCCCACTCGAAGTCGGTCCAGTGGAACTCGCGCATCCAGAAGCAGTCGAAGTGGAACACGCTGAGCGGCAGGTCGCGCTCGGCCATGCCGTCGATGAAGCTCGTGACGGTCGCCTCGTCGTAGTCGGTCGTGAAGCTCGTCGAGAGCCACAGGCCGTACGACCACGCGGGCACGACGGGCGGGCGACCGGTGAGGCGCGTGTAGCGCTCGAGCACGTCGGCGGGCGTCGGGCCGTCGATGACGAAGAACTCGAGGGTCTCGCCGGGTACCGCGAACTGCACCTGCTCGACGGCTTCGGAGCCGACCTCGAACGACACGTGCCCGCGGTGGTTGACGAGCACGCCGTAGCCGCGGTCGGTCAGGTAGAAGGGCACGTTCTTGTACGACTGCTCGCTCGACGTGCCGCCGTCGGCGTTCCACACGTCGACCGTCTGGCCGTTCTTCGCGAGCGGACCGAACCGCTCGCCGAGTCCGAAGACCTGCTCGCCGACGCCGAGTCCGAGGCGCGCGTGGGTGTAGATGGATGCCGGAGGCCGGCCGTCCTCGCTGACGCCGGTGGTTCCCGCGGGCTCCACGGCGACGTTCGCGTCGGGGGCGAGTCGGAGGTGCGCGAGCGACTTCGGGCCCGAGCGCGTGAGCGTGCGTCCGCCGGAGGTGAAGTCGAGCGACCAGGGCGCGCCGCGGCCGACGCGAGCCGTGAGGCTTCCCGACGTGAGGCTCGCGCCCGCGTCATCCGTCTCGATCTCGACGAGCGGCGAGTCAGCGCCGACGAGGTCGAAGCCCTCGTGACCCGGGTCGACGTGGTGGTCGATGCGCACGCCGATGACGCCCTCGAGCGGGCTCGAGAGGGTCACGGTGAGGAGGGGCCGGTTGAGCGTGTCGCCGCGCCGCGTGATGACACGCGTGGGTGCTTCGACGACGAGCCGGTTCGGCAGTGCGTCGATCGCGTACGCCTCCTGCGCATACAGCGCCTCGACGCCCGGTCGGGCCTGCCAGAATCCGTCGGTGAACTTCACACTGCTCCTCGTGAACGAAAGGGGTGGTCGGGGGATGTCGGTGGGGTGCGCCAGTCGATGACCGTGGGCGCGTCGGTGCCGATCGAGATCGATCGTCGCTCGCCGTCGTGCTCGACGACGTGGATGCCGGCGGCCGAGGCGTGCCGCGCGCGGAGCGTGACACGGGTCGGGGCACCGCCCGACCAGTCGAGGTCGACGACGATGCCGGGGCGTGCGACGAGTCCGCGCACCGAGCCGTGAGCGAGTGCGGCCGGCAGACCGCGTAGCAGCACGATGGCGTCGCCGTGACTCTGCACGAGCATCTCGGCCACGGCGGCGGTGTAGCCGAGGTTGCCGTCGATCTGGAACGGCGGGTGCGCCGCGAAGAGGTTGGCGTAGAGACCGCCGCGGAAGTGACCATCGGCGGCGGGCCGGGTGACGAGCTCGAGGAGGCGTCCGACGGCATCGGTGTCGCCGAGGCGAGCCCGCAGGGCGAGCTTCCACGCGAGCGACCAGCCCGTCGAGTCGTCACCGCGAGCGTTGAGCACGTGCCGGGCGGCCGCGTCGGGGAGCCCGCTGTCGCCGGGGAACGCGGCGAAGAGGTGCGACACGTGCCGGTGGTGCGGGTCGATGGCGACGGCTCCGGCATGCCATTCGACGACGTCGCCGTCGATGACGTCGACGGGGCGGATCCGCGCCGCCGCTGCGGCGATCTCGGTGAGGAGGGCGTCGTCGCCCGCACCCGCGGCGAGCGCGACGGCGGGCGCGAGGGCGAACACCTCGCGGATGAGGCTGCGGTCCATCGCGCTCGACGTCGTGACCGAGACGGGCCCGGCGTCGCTCGCGTACTGGTTCTCGGGCGACGTCGACGGGCGCGTGTCGAGAGCGCCGTCGCCGGCCTCGACGAGCCAGTCGACGAGGAAGGCGGCGCAGCCCGCGACGATCGGCCAGAAGCGCTCGGCCTCGTGCGTCGTGAGCGAGCCGAAGCGGCGGCGCTCGTCGAACTGGCGCACGAGCCAGGCTCCGCCGAGCACCCACTGCGACCACGAGGCGTCGCCGCGCGTCGGCGACGAGTACGCCCACGCGTCGGAGTTGTGGTGCGCGACCCAGCCGCGCGCGCCGTAGAGACGGGCCGCGTTCGCGCGGCCCCGATCGGCGAGGGCGTCGAGCAGGTCGAGGAGCGGCAGCTGGGTGTCGGCGAGCGCCGTCGGCTCGGCCGCCCAGTAGTTCATCTCGGTGTTGATGTTGAGCGTGTAGTTCGACGACCACGGCGGGCGCATCTCGGCGTTCCAGATGCCCTGGAGCGTCGCGGGCAGGCCGCCGGGCCGCGACGAGGCCGCGAGCAGGTAGCGCCCGTACTCGAAGAGCAGGGCGAGGAGCGCGGGGTCGGTCGTCGTGACGGGGTCGACGGCGGATGACGCGCGCCGGACGCG harbors:
- the yicI gene encoding alpha-xylosidase produces the protein MKFTDGFWQARPGVEALYAQEAYAIDALPNRLVVEAPTRVITRRGDTLNRPLLTVTLSSPLEGVIGVRIDHHVDPGHEGFDLVGADSPLVEIETDDAGASLTSGSLTARVGRGAPWSLDFTSGGRTLTRSGPKSLAHLRLAPDANVAVEPAGTTGVSEDGRPPASIYTHARLGLGVGEQVFGLGERFGPLAKNGQTVDVWNADGGTSSEQSYKNVPFYLTDRGYGVLVNHRGHVSFEVGSEAVEQVQFAVPGETLEFFVIDGPTPADVLERYTRLTGRPPVVPAWSYGLWLSTSFTTDYDEATVTSFIDGMAERDLPLSVFHFDCFWMREFHWTDFEWDPRVFPDPEGMLERLHERGLRVSAWINPYIAGRSKLFDEAAEFFVRRADGSIWQWDMWQSGMALVDFTNPAAVSWFQEKIRALLRQGVDAIKTDFGERIPTDVVWHDGSRGPDMHNWYTQLYNQAVFDVLVEERGEREAVLFARSATAGGQQMPVHWGGDNSSSFESMAETLRGGLSLALSGFGYWSHDIGGFEGLPDPAVFKRWVAFGMLSSHSRLHGSTSYRVPWAFDEGGEAPGQSAVEVTRFFTKLKLGLMPYLFNAGLEANRVGLPVMRAMQLAFPGDPAVTHLERQYMLGGDLLVAPVFSADGDVQYYLPAGEWTNYLTGERATGGSWRRETHGFDSMPLWVREGAVLVTGSRDDRPDYDYRDDALVTVYPGGADERRVTVVDPADPETGAVEFTVRRTDAGLEVTSSDGRVFRARVTGGTTHAASGSVTLPLA
- a CDS encoding glycosyl hydrolase family 95 catalytic domain-containing protein, yielding MGELRYRRPSVDWLDSLPLGNGRTGAMVSARAESVLLSLNDGTAWSGSASSEDRDERVSPERAAAALAAARRAIELGRPADAERELAVLQNRYTQAYLPVGDVRLEIAGVAPETPLERSLVLDDAVHAITVAGVRGDIEHESFVSTPQNVLVHRLTSATPIDVSLTAATPLAVLTDRRTARRARLAFRLPADVAPGHEPDEPAAIDHLDGITPLEGAIALGWEHDGEASVDGDRVRLSGITRLVLVVATETTFAGIGREPIGDADGAAARAGARVEVALAIGIDAVRERHVATHRALLGGVSLSFGGDDPSGPAALDPDERVRRASSAVDPVTTTDPALLALLFEYGRYLLAASSRPGGLPATLQGIWNAEMRPPWSSNYTLNINTEMNYWAAEPTALADTQLPLLDLLDALADRGRANAARLYGARGWVAHHNSDAWAYSSPTRGDASWSQWVLGGAWLVRQFDERRRFGSLTTHEAERFWPIVAGCAAFLVDWLVEAGDGALDTRPSTSPENQYASDAGPVSVTTSSAMDRSLIREVFALAPAVALAAGAGDDALLTEIAAAAARIRPVDVIDGDVVEWHAGAVAIDPHHRHVSHLFAAFPGDSGLPDAAARHVLNARGDDSTGWSLAWKLALRARLGDTDAVGRLLELVTRPAADGHFRGGLYANLFAAHPPFQIDGNLGYTAAVAEMLVQSHGDAIVLLRGLPAALAHGSVRGLVARPGIVVDLDWSGGAPTRVTLRARHASAAGIHVVEHDGERRSISIGTDAPTVIDWRTPPTSPDHPFRSRGAV